The Portunus trituberculatus isolate SZX2019 chromosome 50, ASM1759143v1, whole genome shotgun sequence genome includes the window ACTTatatgttttatctattttgcagAACTTATAGATGCGGAAGATGATGTGGACCTCCCAGGTGCTAGAACCTCCGCTCATCCTGACCTAAAAAAAGGCACCTGCTCTGCTCGCAGCAGTAGTGCCACAGCTGCCACCCAAAACCAGTCCTTCacaggatgaaagaggaaggcagCAGAAAGCAAATCTGCTGCTTATGGCAGGTGTGCCAAGCAGCAGAAACACTTTCGTGATGAACTGGCCTCAACATTTGAGGCCCTTGCAGCAAATGCGGCGACAACGCTGCACAGCGTAGCTTCTGCTGCCGATAAAATTGGGTCGGCGGCTGACAGAATGGCATCTGCTGCAGAGAATGCTGCAGCCCTTGAAAGGGTAGCTGGTATACACCAACCACTACCATAAGGTAccactgaagaaaataaaaataaagaataacgaAGTGTagcattgttattttattttatacttgTACATTTTAATTGTATCTccacaacacaaccaaacaTAAAAACATTACATTGCCCATTGAGGTGTACATTTCTCTGTATATGTCATCTTCCACTTAGAAATTATACACATAAATATACATTGAAAGAACAGAGATGGAAAGTTTATCAATAAAAGATCATAAACTATTGTGAAATAGCACAAACTGGTAGAGTTCTCCCTATAAGTATTAGGTAAGAATATGGGTAGGAAGGGTAAGATTGTGTATGATACATATATGTTGCAACAGGTTCCATTGCTGCTCTATCTTGAAAACCCGTCAAAATCTGAGGCGAGATATTGTACCTGTTCAGTATAGCGACCACTGTTAAACTGATCACAttgtttaccttcattttccagttcTGATATCATATTTCTGAAATTTCTCAGTGCACGTTGCTGTAGCTGTGAAGACACTAGTTTTAGTTTCTGCTTGATGTCACATCACTAATCATGTCAACTAtagttatatgttttccttgcAAATCTAATTTCAGTTCATTCAACATATCAGATATGTCTACTCAGAATGTTAAATCCAACAGCCATTCCCTGCCACCCCTGACCTAAAACCACCTTTCGATAAGCAACCGTCTCTTGTTAGCACCCCCCTAAGCACCATCAACTTCCATTTCACCACcatttatatcatcatcatcttcatcgtcagcagcagcagcagcatgtctAACCTCATTAACATCATTGCCTTCTGGGCAGCATGGCTTATCTACAAGTGGATACCGCCTTGAAATAGCAATATTATGCAATATAGCACATGCCATGATAATAAGCTTTGTGGTACCAAGCTTGGTCTACATTTGAATACTTAGGATTCCAAATCTTCTCTTCCACACACCAGAAGCCCTTTCTATAGTATTCCTAGTTCTAATGTGTGCTGCGttgtatctctcttctttttcatttctaggATTTAGTATTGGAGTTAGTATAAAAGGAGTACATGGGTATGCACTGTCACCCAACAGATGCCCAGAATATCCTCCCTGTTCAAGCTTTGTGTAAATTCTGGAATTTTCAAACATTCTTGCATCATGTGTGAAGCCAGGCCAACTACATACAATATTTGTAAACCTTAATTTTGCATCACATGCACCCTGTACATTCAGGGGCATAAATCCCTTCCTACAGCGGTAATGTGCAGGATCATCCCCCCCCTGGACTTTTGATTTTTATCTGAGTTCCATCAACACAGCCAATTACTCCAGGTAGTTGAGCAATCCTGTAGAATTCATTGACAATGGCATAAGTCTCTTGATGATCAGGGAAGTGTATGTGGCGTGGGGCAGTTGAGGCAATTGCTGTTGCAATACACCTCATAAATCTGCAAATGGATGCTGCCGACATCTCTGCACAATCTGAGAGCGTGATTTGGAAGTTTCCTGTCGCCATATAGCGAAGCGACACAAGAAGCTGCAGGTACTGCGGCACACTAATTCCTGCAAAGAGTTTATAAACTTTTAGGAAGCAGAAAACTTTGGGTCTGGCTATTTGAGAAGgacaatacataaacaaatttgCTGGTAGATAttaagatagatagactgatacatatgtctaacattaaaaaaaaatttctaagTGTGCGAGTCATAGAAAATGATGGGAGCCTCTGATACATAGGTACATGTATCAAGAAATCAAAGAGCTTGGAAGGGATAGCATTCGTAGAAAACATTTAAGCAATAATTAAGCATAAAGTAATACATACTGTATGCAAAAATGGCATCTTAATGTTGATAGTTATACCCATCCCCTCACTCATTCCCTTAGGTCTCCTTATACAAccgcacaaaaaaaataataaaataaaaaaacagcagaAAGGCTTCAAGTTCCCTCACTTCATCTCATTAAATTGCCTCCGATACGGTGGCAGATAGGCAGAACATATGTAAGCATCGTTCTATAGTAAACTTAAGTAATGATACATATAAAATATAATTACTGTTATAGATTGTCTTACCTCTTCCATCTCGTATTCTTCCCAAGTAGGGTGTGATCTCTTCAAGCACATCCCTTACGCCATCCTTTGATAGTCGATACCTGTTGGGATTTTTAATCTTTCAGAAATGTTCCACAAAAAAAGATGCcaatatataattataaatagatagaagcaTATAACTACCACGAATGGGATAATTACCTTTGGATGAATTCCTCTTCCGTGAGGTATACCATTGGGTTACTGCGATCCCGTAGTACTGTACGTGGTAATCTCAAGCGCcgaatttcttctatttcctcataGTCAAGTTCTTGTAGGAGATTAACAATGCCACAGAAAAGTTCTAAGGCCTGAAATAGGTAATACATGATTACATATACACTTAACTGTATTTAAAACAAAGTAATGCATTAAGTATGTGCTTCATGTACAGGCATGTACAGGCAAttatactaatgatgataataataataatatgtaataaatgACAATGtaattatcttaacctaacaacaattattataataatagtaaattagACTATCATGTGGTAATGGTAAATGTATAAACCTCACCTTGacataagctaacctaacttaaccttgctttgacctaacctgacctaatcggGCCTATTTCAAGACAAAAtatgtttcagaatattataTAGGTAATAGAAAAAGCGCAACTCCACCATTATCCACGTCCCTCCCATTCACCTTGTTTCCCCGGTCCTTCTTCACAGCTCTTTCACTTTTAACAGCATTTAcatcgctccctctctctcatgtatatatgtttatctgTTATGCTTTTCCACTgttataataaacaaaaataacctaATTTTAACCGGGGATgaatccctctcctccctccacggCATATCAAGCTAACCTACTAATCAGCGGGGTTGTGGTGTTTACAATCAACCTGTCATACCTACTGCTGATAGTAGAGGGACGTGTGAGCTTAAACCTTTTGTATAAGGGCCGAAAgtgcaaaataaataactgGAATTAATTGTAGTAATATGATGAGGCGTCGTAGTAACTTTTGTTTCTGAGTGGCAGGTGGGTTTGATGGTTTCACTTCTAACCATGCTGCAACATTCGGACACTCCTTGCATGATGCTCCTTATTTTGactattttacatatatttatatatcatACGTACCATTATTACGAAGTAATTCCCAGCTTGGTGCAGCTCAGCAGATGaagtttgttttgcttgtgaCGCGCCACAATCCCAGCGCGACCATGCATGTTGTCTTAAAACATTTTATTAGTGATTATAGGGTTACTGCTTttaaagaatagagaaatactaacaaaattcagaaaaataacatatatattgtttactctgaagtgattttatacatcatgaatacatttcttacatttcgtttttctctttcggGTGGGTATCCTTGCCCGACGTTGTGTGCTGGGTCAACACCCGAATGTTCCAATATTGTGGGATCCTAGCCAGGTACAGAACCGGGTCAGATTCTTTTAAGAAATCGGATTCTGTGTGTCCACCTAACTTACTACATGGTATCCCAGGATTACACTGTTTAAGAAATGGGGcgtaagtcttcctgtagtatttcacaaccctctttttgtttattgactcagcacagtttcacatcatcagcaaacagatttatgtagctgttcactccctctggcatgtcgtttatatatacgagaaaaagtattggcgccaatactgacccctgtggcactccgctgtctactgttctccatttggacttcatatctttaactatcgtccttatttctctccccctcaagtaatttttcatccatctcaatgtgcttccttttaagccacccttctcctctaacttccatagtaatctttcatgtggcactttatcaaaagccttttttaaatctaaataaatacagtcaatccatcctctctctcttgtactttatcaactattctagagtagaaactcaataaatttgttacacatgaccgaccttttctaaaaccaaattggctatttgataataatttgttgtcttcaagaaactcaatccattgtttctttattacttttcacacatcttgcatattacactagttagtgataccggtctgtaatttaaaggttcttccttccttccactcttatatatgggaaccacctcagctcttttccactccactggcactgttccattttctattgagcattttatgatgttgtatattggacttgctagttcttccctacattctttcagtattctgcctgagacttcatccggtcccattgccttttcctcatccaattccgtcatcaactttttatttcaagcttggttactttaatctctttcatatagacagtctctctattaccctgtggtctttcaaatttggattccttagtaaagaccacctgaaatttactatttaacagttctgccatacttttgggtcttccaccattccgttctctccttttaacctttctattgtttctttatgtcttatttttccatttatgaatctgtagaacaattttggttgttccttacatttttcaacaatatccttttcatagttccttttttcttcctttctcaccttagcatattcatttcttgcagttttgaagttttccttattttctggatttctgtttcttctccatcttttccatgctccatctcttttctcctttgccatagcacatcttgcattaaaccaatctttctttccttcttctttaggtctatatttcgggacatattccctgttttgtatatttctgagttttccatctcctcccagtttacgtttttaaaatagctcttgaggttctcaatatcagcctttgtgtaatttaatcggtctcctttgtatgattcatctctatcttcctttccttcttctatatccatttctaatattatatggtcactctttcccaatgggcacttatatcttatatcatcgttaattggtatatcccttgtaaaactaggtctaatcttgctggctcatcgtttcctctgaatcttgtgttttcctttactctttggaccatcaaattatctatcattaggttcaggaatctatctcccaggcatcttccccataccactttcataattttcccagtccacctccttacagttgaaatctcctaccaatatcacttttctcctttctttaatgattcttgtaagactccttattgtgtcatctatcatgtctctatattcttggttagtccatgagtttgttttggtggcacatatgttccaatgattgttaactcctttttattaatatgcatcttaacatacagtatttctgattttccttcccaaactccacttgatttaccactatctccttccttaacatcatcatgactcctcctcctcctttacccactctgtctctcctccatatattataccttttatctatgtctatttttattgcctcatttaactttgtttccaccaggcatacaatatctggttcttctttctttatataatctcttaattctaatttagtagataaaatcccatctatgtttgtatacatcatttttaatctcttgttcttatcatttttagttaaacttgctccattttttctcttctttctcttttatataccatttccttatcctgtctcctataattctccaaaaaaaagccttcttctcctcctctgcccattcattattttttttctcttgcttctgccaccagttcgttgtgtctcttcctttcctcctcatttttatttttatatatatatatatatatatatatatatatatatatatatatatatatatatatatatctttgcaaccttctgtttctctgagttttgtttttctatatagtacttctgctgctgcttgtgattttagtaatatcttaattggcctcactgttccttcttgatatggtcccattctatggatttcttctacttcctcttctaagttctgtctatcctcgtcatttagatgttttagtaggtcttttattgatttcatttcgtccttttcccttcttggtctatatttaatttttttttctttcagtccaaaaataattacacttttttttccgcaatttctcttaccaaattttctttgtgtgtatttacctagttgtagttttacagggcctgggctttatgctcgtgtggccccgtctccatatctacacttatccaatcttactttaaaagtatgcacactcgttgcagacactacttcttcatttaaactgtttcacatctcaatacatctttgcgggaaactatattttttaacatctctcagacatcttccttttctcagctttttagtatgcgatcttgtgcttcggatgtcatattcttctctcaggatcagtttctcattatccacttggtccattccgttgatcaatttaaaaacttgtatcagatctactctctcccttctttgttccagggttggtagatccatagcctttagtctctcctcatatgtcatcccttcaaattctggaaccattcttgtagccattttttgtagtctctccaatttccttgtgtttctttttatgaggggtccatactactcctgtatattccaatctgggtcttattatagtacttatcaatttcttcataatttctttgtccatttagtgaaatgctactccaatattccttagcaaattatatgtttctctaaaaattctatcaatatggcttactggttgattgttttcttccattgtcactcctaagtccttttcctttttcactttctccagttctactccatctcccatcttatagattcccatggctcgtctttcactctttcccatttccatgacatggcttttgttcacattgaattccatttcccactttttgctccattcccatatattatttaggtcttcttgcagtatttcacaatcctctttttgctttataactctgcacagtttcgtatcgttaatataaatgaggaaaagtattggtgccaatactgacccttgtggcactccgctttctactgctctccacttggacttcatatctttaactaccgtccttatttctctccccctcaaataattttctatccatctcaatgtgcttccttttaagccacccttctcctctaacttccatagtaatcttgcatgtggcactttgtcaaacgcctttttaaatccaaataaatacagtcaacccatccctctctcttttgtattctatcaactattctagaatagaaactcaataaattagttacacacaaccgtctttttctaaaaacAAATTGGcaatttgatattaatttgttgtcttcaaggaactcgatccattgtttctttattattctttcacacatcttgcatattacactagttagtgataccggtctgtaatttaaaggttcttccttccttccactcttatatatgggaaccacctcagctcttttccattctactggtactgttccattttgtattgagcattttatgatgttgtatataggacttgctagttcttccttacattctttcagtattctggcTGAggcttcatctggtcccattgccttgtcttcatccagttccttcattaattctttatttcaagcttgtttactttaatctctttcatatagactgtctctctattaccctgtggcctttcaaatttggattccttagtaaagacctcctggaatttattatttaatagttctgccatactttttgggtcttccaccatcccgttctctctttttaacctttctattgtttctctttgtctaatttttccatttatgaatctatagaacaattttggttgctccttacatttttcgacaatgtccttttcaaagttcttttcctcttccttcctcaccttaacatattaatttctcgctgccttgaagttttccttatttgctggatttctatttttcctccaccttttccatgctccatctcgtttctcctttgccctagcacaccttgcattaaaccaatctttctttccttcttctttaggtgtatatttcgggacatattccctgacttctgttttatatatttccaaaaataagttatatttctcttgaaccatttctgagttttccatctcctcccagtttacgtttttagaatagctcttgaggttctcaatatcagcctttctgtagtttaatctgtctcctttgtatgaatcgtctctatcttcctttttcccttttctatatctatttctaatattacatggtcactctttcccaatgggcacttatatcttatatcatcattcattagtataccccttgtaaaaagtaggtccaatctcgctgtgtgtgtgtgtgtgtgtgtgtgtgtgtgtgtgtgtgtgtgtgtgtgtgtgtggtaatggtgAGCAAGGGGGagtatgtgatggtggtggtacatgTGGACCACCCTGTGAAGGATTAGCATCCTGGTGCATAAATAAAACAGCCCATAACAGAGTTAACCATATATATTCCCATCAACAGGGAGTGTTGCAGGAGGTGGATTctgatgtgtttgtgttggtggatGGGGAAGGTGATGGGGATGAGGGcttggtggcagcagcaggggCAGTTTCCCCTGACATCGCACCCCCGGCCATTGAGGAGGATGAGGCAGAGAGTGTCATGGCCTCAGCTCAGgaccagagagaggaggagctgCAGGTTGGTTTTAgatcttgtttgtttttgtgttaatttgtatcaTTAGGCAGAAAACAAGATTACTTATTGGTCAGTCATATCAGTTCAGTTTAGTTACTTATCCATGCTAACATTTTCGGAGCAAACACTTATGTTCTTTTCATACTGGCCTAGCCTTACCAAAACTGTTATgcctttccttcacattcctcAGGTGTTTTGGTCATACATCGTGGGCATGCTCACCAACCTAGACTCTCTGCCCCTGGAGCGTATTCATGCCATGCTCAAAATGTTTGTCCAGGGCTCCGTAGAGTGTAGTCCCCAGGAGCTGAGGGACTTCTTGGATAGAAAAGTGCGCCAACACCACCTCATCTTCACCAATGGACTTTACAAACTTCCCAAGAATTAAGCAAGTTTCCTATAGTTTTCTGATTTCTTCACATTGAAGAGAACAATCGTAGTTTAGTGTTTAAGCATCAGTGAGTTGGTGCAGAAACTGGTATGTTGAGGAAACAAGCATGAAGTTTTGAGTCACTTGATGCTCTCTGTGATGGGCAATATGCATTATTTAAATTATTTGCCATATTGAAAATGTGTGGCAAATTAATTTGATCCATAACTGGccaagaaaatagtgaaaaatctGTAGCACTTCAATAGTAAAGTGTCAGACAAAATGAATTtatgaaacaaaaagacaaacaagattACAAAGAGAAATTTCTGTGAAGAAtcctccaagagagagagagagagagagagagagagaggcattggtTACACGCTGGTTATTGGTGAGTGTTACAAGGTAACGTTATGGCACATTGTTCTTTGGTTTTGGATATCATAGTAGTGTACTTTGTCAATGCACAGTAGTTGGGT containing:
- the LOC123500118 gene encoding putative nuclease HARBI1, whose product is MALELFCGIVNLLQELDYEEIEEIRRLRLPRTVLRDRSNPMVYLTEEEFIQRYRLSKDGVRDVLEEITPYLGRIRDGRGISVPQYLQLLVSLRYMATGNFQITLSDCAEMSAASICRFMRCIATAIASTAPRHIHFPDHQETYAIVNEFYRIAQLPGVIGCVDGTQIKIKSPGGG